One Amphiprion ocellaris isolate individual 3 ecotype Okinawa chromosome 5, ASM2253959v1, whole genome shotgun sequence genomic region harbors:
- the lhfpl5a gene encoding LHFPL tetraspan subfamily member 5 protein isoform X2, with translation MLPAQEAAKIYHTNYVRNARAVGVLWTVFTITFAVITVVVFIQPYWIGDSVNTPQAGYFGLFHYCIGNALTSELTCKGSALDFGSIPSGAFKTAMFFVGISMLLVVGSIICFSLFFFCNAGSVYKICAWMQLASSTCMVIGCMIYPDGWDSDEVKRMCGQRTDKYTLGNCTVRWAYILAIISIMDSLILSFLAFSLGSRQDKLLPEDFQVEEKDNA, from the exons ATGCTCCCTGCGCAGGAGGCGGCCAAAATCTACCACACCAACTACGTGCGTAACGCCCGCGCCGTGGGAGTCTTGTGGACGGTTTTTACCATCACCTTCGCGGTCATCACCGTGGTGGTGTTCATCCAGCCCTACTGGATCGGGGACAGCGTCAACACCCCGCAGGCTGGTTACTTCGGCCTCTTCCACTACTGCATCGGGAACGCGCTGACCTCGGAGCTCACCTGCAAAGGGAGCGCGCTGGACTTCGGCTCCATCCCGTCCGGTGCCTTCAAGACGGCCATGTTCTTCGTGGGGATCTccatgctgctggtggtgggAAGCATCATCTGCTTcagcctcttcttcttctgcaacGCGGGGAGCGTCTACAAGATCTGCGCCTGGATGCAGCTGGCCTCCA GTACCTGCATGGTGATTGGCTGCATGATCTATCCTGATGGCTGGGACTCAGATGAGGTGAAGCGCATGTGTGGCCAGCGGACCGACAAATACACCCTGGGCAACTGCACTGTGCGCTGGGCCTACATCCTGGCCATCATCAGCATCATGGACTCGCTCATCCTCTCCTTCCTGGCCTTCAGCCTGGGAAGCCGACAGGACAAGCTGCTGCCAGAGGACTTCCAGGTGGAGGAAAAAG ATAATGCTTAG
- the lhfpl5a gene encoding LHFPL tetraspan subfamily member 5 protein isoform X1, giving the protein MLPAQEAAKIYHTNYVRNARAVGVLWTVFTITFAVITVVVFIQPYWIGDSVNTPQAGYFGLFHYCIGNALTSELTCKGSALDFGSIPSGAFKTAMFFVGISMLLVVGSIICFSLFFFCNAGSVYKICAWMQLASSTCMVIGCMIYPDGWDSDEVKRMCGQRTDKYTLGNCTVRWAYILAIISIMDSLILSFLAFSLGSRQDKLLPEDFQVEEKGGKVEKYWDGRGGMRVRKSRRQ; this is encoded by the exons ATGCTCCCTGCGCAGGAGGCGGCCAAAATCTACCACACCAACTACGTGCGTAACGCCCGCGCCGTGGGAGTCTTGTGGACGGTTTTTACCATCACCTTCGCGGTCATCACCGTGGTGGTGTTCATCCAGCCCTACTGGATCGGGGACAGCGTCAACACCCCGCAGGCTGGTTACTTCGGCCTCTTCCACTACTGCATCGGGAACGCGCTGACCTCGGAGCTCACCTGCAAAGGGAGCGCGCTGGACTTCGGCTCCATCCCGTCCGGTGCCTTCAAGACGGCCATGTTCTTCGTGGGGATCTccatgctgctggtggtgggAAGCATCATCTGCTTcagcctcttcttcttctgcaacGCGGGGAGCGTCTACAAGATCTGCGCCTGGATGCAGCTGGCCTCCA GTACCTGCATGGTGATTGGCTGCATGATCTATCCTGATGGCTGGGACTCAGATGAGGTGAAGCGCATGTGTGGCCAGCGGACCGACAAATACACCCTGGGCAACTGCACTGTGCGCTGGGCCTACATCCTGGCCATCATCAGCATCATGGACTCGCTCATCCTCTCCTTCCTGGCCTTCAGCCTGGGAAGCCGACAGGACAAGCTGCTGCCAGAGGACTTCCAGGTGGAGGAAAAAGGTGGGAAGGTGGAGAAATACTGGGATGGGAGAGGAGGAATGAGGGTGAGGAAAAGCAGAAGACAGTAG